The following proteins come from a genomic window of Ammospiza nelsoni isolate bAmmNel1 chromosome 6, bAmmNel1.pri, whole genome shotgun sequence:
- the NR1H3 gene encoding oxysterols receptor LXR-alpha, with translation MGPTQLSTQDHGKRVASVFEMEEEGLALFPGSENPPEHAENPPLKRKKGPAPKMLGNEVCSVCGDKASGFHYNVLSCEGCKGFFRRSVIKGAQYACKNGGKCEMDMYMRRKCQECRLRKCQEAGMREQYVLSEEQIRLKKLKKQEDDQARTVVVRPNPPNPPSPSHKLTPEQLSMIKKLVAAQQQCNQRSFTDRLKVTPWPQIPDPNNREARQQRFAHFTELAIISVQEIVDFAKQLPGFLELTREDQIALLKTSTIEVMLLETSRRYNPEIESITFLKDLSYNRDDFAKAGLQFEFINPIFEFSKGMNELQLNDAEYALLIAINIFSADRPNVQDQSLVERLQHTYVEALHSYICINRPNDRLMFPRMLMKLVSLRTLSSVHSEQVFALRLQDKKLPPLLSEIWDVHE, from the exons ATGGGTCCCACTCAACTCAGCACACAGGATCATGGGAAGAGGGTGGCAAGTGTATTTGAAATGGAGGAGGAAGGGCTTGCACTCTTCCCGGGCTCAGAGAACCCCCCTGAGCATGCAG AAAATCCCCCCTTGAAGCGGAAGAAGGGCCCAGCCCCTAAGATGCTGGGAAACGAAGTGTGCAGCGTGTGTGGGGACAAGGCCTCCGGCTTCCACTACAACGTGCTGAGCTGCGAAGGCTGCAAGGGCTTCTTCCGCCGCAGCGTCATCAAGGGCGCGCAGTACGCCTGCAAGAACGGCGGCAAGTGCGAGATGGACATGTACATGCGCCGCAAGTGCCAGGAGTGCCGGCTGCGCAAGTGCCAGGAGGCCGGCATGCGGGAGCAGT ATGTTCTGTCTGAAGAACAGATCCGACTGAAGAAACTGAAGAAGCAGGAAGATGACCAGGCTCGGACAGTTGTGGTGCGTCCAAACCCTCCAAATCCACCAAGCCCTTCCCACAAACTGACGCCAGAACAGCTGAGCATGATAAAAAAGCTCGTGGCCGCTCAGCAGCAGTGCAACCAGCGCTCCTTCACAGACAGGCTCAAAGTGACG CCATGGCCCCAGATTCCTGATCCAAATAACCGTGAAGCAAGGCAGCAGCGTTTTGCTCACTTCACAGAACTTGCAATTATCTCTGTGCAAGAGATCGTGGACTTTGCCAAGCAATTACCTGGCTTCCTGGAACTCACCAGGGAAGATCAGATTGCTTTACTGAAGACATCTACCATAGAG GTGATGTTGCTGGAGACATCTCGGCGCTACAATCCGGAGATTGAGAGCATCACCTTTCTTAAAGACCTGAGCTATAATCGGGATGACTTCGCCAAAGCAG GTCTGCAGTTTGAGTTCATTAACCCCATCTTTGAGTTCTCAAAGGGAATGAATGAGCTACAGCTTAATGATGCTGAATATGCACTTTTAATTGCCATCAATATTTTCTCTGCAG ACCGACCGAATGTGCAGGACCAGTCCCTGgtggagaggctgcagcacacCTATGTGGAAGCACTTCATTCTTACATTTGCATCAACAGACCAAAT GACCGTTTGATGTTTCCACGGATGTTAATGAAGCTGGTCAGTCTTCGGACGCTGAGCAGTGTCCACTCTGAACAGGTGTTTGCCCTTCGGCTGCAGGATAAGAAACTCCCACCCCTGCTCTCAGAAATCTGGGATGTGCATGAGTGA